The Girardinichthys multiradiatus isolate DD_20200921_A chromosome 23, DD_fGirMul_XY1, whole genome shotgun sequence DNA segment TCAGATTTGATGGTCTAAAATTATGATTAAACGTTTTAAGTCTCTTGGCCTTTTGTAAGAGTGATGAAACGTTCATATTATTCTGGAAGCATTTTGTTGGCAGCAAAGTTTTGTTGCTAGTAAAATTACTCCAATCAGAGTTTGGGTTGTgtataaagaataaataaatgcatgaaacattttttgttttatatcagtGAAATTTCAACAGAAATTGTAAAAGAATACATTTAATCAATGAAATGATCTCTGTAGTAATATTAATTTCACAATAGTTTACTAATACCATAACGGCAATGTCATTAATTAAAACACGAAttcaaatgttaaaatcatAAGCAGTTACTTcagagttttacttttttttttgtgcaacaATCCATCATTAAGGAAACCAAACTATAACTGTAGCGCGTGAAAAAGGCCCTATCATCTGATTGGTTAATCTGCTCAGAATCAGTTTGTCTGAATCAGTGTTAGCGCCGCCTGCAGGATTTGATGGTTAAGACtcatagattaaaaaaatcatGATGTGTTGCAGCACAAGgcaataaaataattcaataaattgccttaattttttaattatttctttttttactatataattaaagaagatttttataaattatttttacatatatgttttaattgtgtatttaatacattatttaaatgtttagataattgcatatataaatatttatttaataacttATTTGTGTATTGAACTGCGGTACTTTTGGCCCTCCATGGTTGtatacctcctcctccttctctgtGGGCGTGTTGGTTGGTGGGACTGGCTTTATGACTCGCCACTGTTGTAAAAAGCCTCCCCACATCATCCACTCCCTCAAACACACGCTGCTTCCAGCTGAACTGTCACTGAAAACTGCTCCACGCCGCTCCATCTCTGCGCGTCCAGCTGTGCGCACATCTGATCCGGGACCGGAGCCTTTAAAGACTGATCGGAGAGCAGGGAGGGGGAATATAAACGACAAACATGGCTTCTAATGCTACGGGTTGCCTGAAACTGTCCGAGGACCAAATTAAAGTGCTGGAGGAAAATTTCAACAAAGTCACAAAGCATCCTGACGGGACGACCCTCATGTTGATCGCTGCGGAGTGCGGGCTGTCAGAGGAGGACACAGAGGTAAGAATTAACTTCATGTTTCAGCTTCTGTCTAATTTCAGAGCAAGTATGTCCTTCCTTATGCATTTAAACCGAGGATTTCTCCAAGTTATAACATTATAGTAATATTATAAGTGAATAAAAAAGCGCGATTGgtagaagaaaataaattttgattCACAGGCTACCttatagacagatagatagatagatagatagatagatagatagatagatagatagatagatagatagatagatagatagatagatagatagatagatagatagatagatagatagatagatagatagatagatagatagatagatgtgcTAAAGTGCTTCAAATGAATgacatttaaataacaaaaaccttTAAGGTTACcttaaaaagacacaaatatgtgaaacaaatgttaaaaatgcaaatataatCTTTAACCTCAGATCGGGGAAACTGTTAGTGAAATTCTTTGATCGAAAGCTGCAGCAAGCAATGATGTTTCCAGTGACGGTTTGAAGCAACCAACTGTTTTGGCatatctcaggttttcagggttTGTTGCGGAGCTGAGAAGCAGAGAAATTAAATGCTGCCTCACCTTGTTTCTAGTCCTGAGAAAACAGAGTTAGCAAGTCTCTGATGACCTtaggggtctacatggttcacttgcgaagcagctttaaaatctattttggCCCAAAATCATTCTGACCCATCCACTCATTTATATTATGGGCAAGTAGTGTAGTAAAAGTTGTGTGCCATCGTCAAACATATGGTAAGATATGTTGTAGTACTCTATAATCTAAGCTAGGGATCATAATGATGTTAAAAAGTGGCCCAAGAATGAAaccttgaggaaccccacaaCAGATTTATGTTCTCCCAGATTTATATTAACAACATGACAAAAAGTAGTCCCTGTCTGCCAGCTAAGATCTGAACTAGTCTGGATGTTTATTTGTAGCACTTGAGCAAATATATAATCTCTTTGAGCAATCTGAGACTGACATAAACATGAGTTGATATAAATGCTTCAGGTGAGAAGATTCTACTAATCTAATCACCATCACTTTGTGAATTTCTTATGCAAAATAAGACTATAAATGTAATAACCACAGTAGAGCATTGTcaagtggattttttttttgttattaggCTACAGCAGAGTTGAATTTCCTGTTAGAGCATATTCATTTGCAGGGCGGAAGCGTGTTTGATGGACTGTCAGTGAGGGTGTGACTGCGTGTTTTGAATGACTCTGTTATGACTTTCTGCTGTACGTCTCTATTGTGCTTAGGTACATTAAGCACACAAACAGTAAATGTGCTGCATTACTTAATGCTCCCTACAGCGAGAGCAAAGTCCATTCACCGGCaccgatagatagatagatagatagatagatagatagatagatagatagatagatagatagatagatagatagatagatagatagatagatagatagatagatagatagatagatgtgcTAAAGGAACCTTAGCACATCTAAAGAAATTTTAAACTATAAGAACTCAATGACAGAACAGTTTTAGGGTTTGAAGactcagaaacataaaaaaaaatcaatcacaGGGGAAACCTATTTTACCAATTTGTCACACATAAACTAAATACcagaaattaaaattttatttgcagAAAACTACACTTTCTTATATTAGTATTTGGTCCCTATCACCTCTTTCTCCAACATCCAAACCCTCCCACTGCCCGTCTACCTGAAAAATCCTTCAGCTCCAAGGTCACATCAGCTGCCAGATGTAAAGCTTTAGATCTTCTGTAAGAGTAAAGATAGGCAGAAACCTCTGATAGGTTTGCTGTGATGGATTAATCATTGTGAACCACACTGTTGTTTAGAATGCTGTTGGATGAATCCCCTCATGGGAATTCCTCCAACTGGCTTGACCCGGGATCAGGTGTGTTTTAGGCAAATTTCCGTCTGTGGTTGTTTTGCCAAGGTGAGATACAACGTTCACATGGCAACCAAAACAAGTGTTTCACCAAACAATCATTCGTTACATCAGACATGCTGCGTCTCTACTTCAACCCAACAAACCAGTTACGCCAGATTtccccaaagaaaaacaaacttatttCAACATGTTATCTTTCTATTTATGTAAAGCTATAGAAACTGTTTACAATGGAGCAGCTGCAGCTTTTTTCACACACCTGGCTTGGTCTAGATTAGGTTTCACTGTCATCTTGAGTCTGACCCACAGATCAATTTATCATCAGCCAACAGCTTCAGGCTTATGAATGGTTTCTGTGTCCATAAAACTTCATCAGTAGGGTCTCAAGCCTTTGGTAGGTAGCCAGATCCAGTCATCATGTTTTGAATGAGAAGTTGATCACATGCAGACATGGAGGTCATTAAAATACTCTTGCACACTCTGGTACAGTTGAAGGAAGTTATGCCACTCAGGTCTCCAGTAGTGATGAAAATCATTGCGTTTGCTTAAAGATAAACTGTAAAATGTGTCATTTGTAGTAGTTTAAACATTTCTACTATATATCTAGGATACAGTCATCATTCTCAATGTctactttcttcttttctttttcctgttttattcttGTGTCATAATATGGTAATGGGTAATGTGGTAACTGGTGTTAGAAAGGTTGGATGTTCCCTTCAGGTCATGGGTGAGTTTCTgactcaaaacaaaaaaacacgcTCAATGACTACTTTTTTTAGTACGTCTGTTCACTTGCTAACACAAATAGTGACTTTGTGAATTACATAGCAGCAACTTGATGCGTTTAGGCATCTCAAAATTAAATGAATCACTTGTCTCCAAGAAACCTGAAGTTCAAACTAAGCATAATAGGGAAGAATAGTGAATGTTGGCTGTTTAGACGAGGTTCGGTTTTAGGAGCAACGTTCAGATGGTGAAGTAATACTTGAGCATCATATAAAAAGGGCACATCCTCCCTACAAAAAAGTTCTGCAAGTACATCATGATGTacataatgttttatttctgagcCATAAGGGAAAACACTAATAAGAAAGCTCATGAAGCCACTGCACAAACATGCAAATTTAAAATCGGGGGAAAAAATGGCTCATGCAGCTTGACTGAAGTTTACTAGGTTGcagttttctcttttctctaatGCATCAATGAGTTTCAGGATAGGAGGATATTTCCGTTATGTAAAGCCCTGCAGATGAGGTGTTCAGTGTTGTTTAAATTGCAATACAGAGAAAGAGCCATGCCAACACTAGTGTTTTGTGTATAGTCTAGAGGAACACGTGTTGCTTCAGTATTAGCATTGCAAAATAACTAAATGAAAATGGCCAAAATATCATATTCAGGCCCAAGGTTAAATGCCCAGCAGCAATTAGCTGACAtccttttaaaaagaacaaatgtaggaaaagaaagcagagaaaattaagaaaaagcaaaacacaaaaaactgtcTAAATGCCAAAAAACACTAACACTAGCAGGCCTAATCTTGAGCCGACTACatcagaaacatttaattatGTGGCCACAGAGGCTTGTTCTCCAACCCATTCTGTGTTTCCATTCACTGTACACAAAGGTAAGAGGCTGAGCTGACGGGGAAGCCCGGTCCAGGCAGGATGAGGTAAAGGTCTGGCCCCTCATCAAAAGACCTGACTTAACTCTTCTTTTCCTCCTCCTGCCTTGCCTGTAgaaggttttgtgtttgttaacaAAGCATGTATTTGGGGAAATTTTAGCTAAAGGAACCCAACCCAACTGCCACTCCCATTTCACATTAATTACATTTACGTGTACTGGCCTCTGTGCTGCATGTTTAAACTCTGAcacaaattgttttgttttcagtgctGCAGCATCAGAATCAAGTTTCAAAGACCTTaggtaattcagttcaattcgtCTAGGACGAAAAACACAAAAGCCCTAATGTAAGGCTTAGTAGGATTTTAAATCTTGTCAAAATGATAATTTCAGTGTCTACAAAAGTATGTAAAAAGTAAGGTGCAAAGGCAGCAATTTGCACTCAAAAGATTTAGATTGTAACACGAACAGTTGGAGACTATGTGTGAAGTGCTTCAGGGCTTGCATTAGTGTGTTCCCAGCTGACATTGAAAGAGAATCTCATGTTTTCTGTACAAAACTTGGAAAATGTCTCGCATGTGAGACGTacagttcaaacaaccagtCTTCTGTCTGAATGCTGTATCCCTCCCTTTCTCCTTGGCGTTATCAAGATTGCGTCAGCGGTGTTGTGAATCCCTTGACAACGTGAAGTGCAGAACAGCAATGCAGTAGGTCAAGGATGTTGAGACTCTGCACAGTCATCTTCCTGTCAGTTTAATGGGACACTTACTGGCTGCGTGGTCAGAGTGCAACATGTAACTGTTGGAGTAAAACTCACAATCTATATATTTTAGACTTGGCACATAAAACACCAGTTTCCTGAGTTTAATGCAAGTAAACAGCAAGTCATTAAAAATACTACATCTTGACTTAATATACaaataaaggttaaattaaGATGGAGTAACAAC contains these protein-coding regions:
- the hopx gene encoding homeodomain-only protein, whose protein sequence is MASNATGCLKLSEDQIKVLEENFNKVTKHPDGTTLMLIAAECGLSEEDTEKWFKQRNAKWRQAEGLPAELGSVLD